The Mesorhizobium sp. M1D.F.Ca.ET.043.01.1.1 genome contains a region encoding:
- a CDS encoding amino acid ABC transporter ATP-binding protein: protein MNSTQSSGPAVRIENLDKYYGSFRALRKINLSVERGEKIVVCGPSGSGKSTMIRCINRLEQHNGGKITVLGTELDDDVGNIDGIRREVGMVFQHFNLFPHMTVLENCMIAPMIVRKRPRAEAEATARRYLEKVRIPEQATKFPGQLSGGQQQRVAIARALCMQPQIMLFDEPTSALDPEMIAEVLDVMVTLASEGMTMICVTHEMGFARRVADRVIFMDGGEIVEEAPPEEFFTSCRNERTRQFLSQVLGH from the coding sequence GTGAATTCGACGCAGTCATCCGGACCAGCGGTTCGCATCGAGAACCTGGACAAATACTATGGGTCGTTCCGCGCGCTGCGGAAGATAAATCTTTCCGTGGAACGCGGGGAAAAGATCGTCGTCTGCGGTCCCTCCGGCTCCGGCAAGTCCACCATGATCCGCTGCATCAACCGGCTGGAGCAGCACAATGGCGGCAAGATCACCGTGCTCGGCACCGAGCTCGACGACGATGTCGGCAACATCGACGGTATCAGGCGCGAGGTCGGCATGGTTTTCCAGCACTTCAATCTGTTTCCGCACATGACGGTGCTGGAGAACTGCATGATTGCTCCGATGATCGTCCGCAAGCGGCCGCGAGCGGAAGCCGAGGCAACCGCCCGGCGCTATCTGGAGAAGGTCCGCATTCCCGAGCAGGCGACGAAGTTTCCCGGTCAGCTCTCCGGCGGCCAGCAGCAGCGCGTCGCGATCGCGCGCGCGCTCTGCATGCAGCCGCAGATCATGCTGTTCGACGAGCCGACCTCGGCGCTCGACCCGGAAATGATCGCCGAGGTGCTGGATGTCATGGTCACGCTTGCCTCCGAAGGCATGACGATGATCTGCGTCACGCATGAGATGGGCTTTGCGCGCCGGGTCGCCGACAGGGTGATCTTCATGGACGGCGGCGAGATCGTCGAGGAAGCGCCGCCTGAGGAGTTCTTCACCTCTTGCCGTAACGAGCGCACCCGGCAATTCCTGTCGCAGGTCTTGGGTCATTGA
- a CDS encoding amino acid ABC transporter permease, with protein sequence MEMVVVAPPAPGALEDLRRRFFATPLQALLSLVSLAIMVLLAWKLLNWAIFSAVFTTSGGPEACQAAAGACWSVIAARWRIILFGLYPFEEQWRSALACVTVVAMTVLSCIPAFWTGRRIALVWGTGTALYYVLMKGGVLGLPYVGEEAWGGLALTLFIFVTTCLIGFPLAICLALLRRSDLPWISRTTGLIIDGVRSLPLISILFTFAIVLPFALPQWLAGDKLYRVILGSALFFSAYQAEIVRGGMQGVPKGQEEAAMALGMSYWQRIGRILLPQAMRNALPATINQFVVAFKETSLVVIVGFFEILASGNAAYGTGDWRFAYVEVYAFIALIYFVFVFSLSRYGAFLERRMSVGER encoded by the coding sequence ATGGAAATGGTCGTTGTCGCGCCGCCTGCTCCTGGAGCACTCGAAGATCTGAGACGACGCTTTTTTGCGACGCCGCTGCAGGCCTTGTTGTCGCTGGTCTCCCTGGCGATCATGGTCCTGCTGGCCTGGAAGCTGCTCAACTGGGCGATCTTCTCGGCCGTGTTCACCACCAGCGGCGGGCCGGAGGCCTGCCAGGCGGCGGCGGGAGCCTGCTGGTCGGTCATTGCCGCCAGGTGGCGCATCATCCTGTTCGGACTCTATCCCTTCGAAGAGCAATGGCGCTCCGCGCTGGCCTGCGTCACCGTGGTGGCTATGACGGTGCTAAGCTGTATCCCGGCCTTCTGGACGGGGCGCCGGATCGCGCTGGTATGGGGAACCGGAACAGCCCTCTACTACGTGCTCATGAAAGGCGGTGTGCTCGGCCTGCCCTATGTCGGCGAGGAGGCCTGGGGTGGATTGGCGCTGACCCTCTTCATCTTCGTGACGACATGCCTGATCGGCTTCCCGCTGGCGATCTGCCTGGCCTTGCTGCGTCGGTCGGACCTGCCCTGGATTTCCAGGACCACCGGCCTCATCATCGATGGGGTTCGCTCGCTGCCGCTGATCTCGATCCTCTTCACATTCGCCATCGTTTTGCCGTTCGCGTTGCCGCAGTGGCTGGCTGGCGACAAGCTCTACCGGGTGATCCTGGGTTCCGCCCTGTTCTTCTCCGCCTATCAGGCCGAAATCGTCAGAGGCGGCATGCAGGGCGTCCCGAAGGGACAGGAAGAGGCCGCGATGGCGCTCGGCATGAGCTATTGGCAGCGCATCGGCCGCATCCTTCTGCCTCAGGCCATGCGCAACGCGTTGCCGGCGACGATCAACCAGTTCGTGGTCGCGTTCAAGGAGACCTCCCTGGTGGTGATCGTCGGCTTCTTCGAAATCCTGGCTTCCGGCAACGCCGCCTACGGAACCGGCGATTGGCGCTTCGCCTATGTCGAGGTCTATGCCTTCATTGCGCTGATCTATTTCGTCTTCGTCTTCAGCCTGTCCCGCTACGGCGCCTTCCTCGAACGGCGCATGTCGGTCGGCGAACGATAG
- a CDS encoding ABC transporter permease subunit (The N-terminal region of this protein, as described by TIGR01726, is a three transmembrane segment that identifies a subfamily of ABC transporter permease subunits, which specificities that include histidine, arginine, glutamine, glutamate, L-cystine (sic), the opines (in Agrobacterium) octopine and nopaline, etc.): protein MVGLLRNQKVRNALLQVFYVGSLAALVLAGVMIARRNLAEQGITSGFDFLYKSTGWDVSFSLLPVTANDPYWWFFLIGIINTLFLGSIGLMMATIVGTVVGLARTSSNELARLLGRTYVDIFRNIPLILQVFFWYAIITHLPTPRAAHEAWGVLLTSRGLYLPAPNIGGVAMALAIVAVIAAVVLPVWLGRTSRLSQPVGERLAIQLAGVAAALACAAVILIVGRLPDLPLLDFPALQGLNLKGGFRIPPEFSALAVAIAIYGGSYIAEIVRGGFKAVGKGQVEAALSLGLSPWRVFTLVKLPLALRAMLPILANQYIWLIKATTMGIAVGFTDFFMIVALTINHSGQTLEAIGILMAGFLTINLSLAAVFNRINKAIALKGNQLRG from the coding sequence ATGGTCGGCCTGCTGAGAAATCAGAAGGTCCGCAACGCGCTGTTGCAGGTCTTCTATGTCGGCTCGCTTGCAGCACTTGTGCTTGCCGGGGTGATGATCGCGAGGCGCAACCTTGCGGAGCAAGGGATCACCTCGGGATTCGACTTCCTCTACAAATCGACGGGCTGGGATGTGAGCTTCTCGCTCCTGCCCGTCACGGCCAACGATCCCTATTGGTGGTTCTTCCTCATCGGGATCATCAACACGCTGTTCTTGGGCAGCATCGGATTGATGATGGCGACGATCGTCGGGACGGTCGTCGGGCTCGCGCGCACCTCCTCGAACGAGCTGGCGCGGCTGCTAGGCCGCACCTATGTCGATATCTTCCGCAACATCCCGCTGATCCTCCAGGTCTTCTTCTGGTACGCGATCATCACGCACCTGCCGACACCGCGCGCCGCGCATGAGGCCTGGGGCGTGCTGCTGACCAGCCGCGGGCTCTACCTCCCTGCTCCCAATATCGGCGGCGTGGCCATGGCGCTGGCCATTGTGGCCGTGATTGCCGCCGTCGTGCTGCCGGTTTGGCTGGGCAGGACATCGCGCCTCAGCCAACCAGTCGGCGAACGGCTCGCCATCCAACTCGCCGGCGTAGCGGCGGCGCTGGCCTGCGCCGCCGTCATCCTGATCGTCGGTCGCCTGCCGGACCTGCCGCTGCTCGACTTCCCTGCCCTGCAGGGCCTCAACCTGAAAGGGGGCTTCCGCATCCCGCCGGAATTTTCCGCGCTCGCGGTCGCCATCGCCATTTATGGCGGCTCCTACATCGCCGAGATCGTGCGCGGCGGCTTCAAGGCCGTCGGCAAGGGCCAGGTGGAGGCCGCGCTCTCCCTGGGCCTCAGCCCCTGGCGTGTCTTCACGCTGGTCAAGCTGCCGCTTGCGCTGCGCGCCATGCTGCCGATCCTCGCCAACCAGTATATCTGGCTGATCAAGGCGACGACGATGGGCATTGCGGTCGGCTTCACCGACTTCTTCATGATCGTGGCACTGACCATCAACCATTCCGGTCAGACGCTGGAAGCGATCGGCATCCTGATGGCGGGCTTCCTCACCATCAATCTCAGCCTGGCTGCCGTGTTCAACCGCATCAACAAGGCCATTGCCCTCAAGGGCAATCAACTGAGGGGGTGA
- a CDS encoding amino acid ABC transporter substrate-binding protein, protein MKMMQWGAAALALGLVHFSAPAQAAGGKTLETVKARGVLNCTGHDGSYLGFAEVDDKGNWKGMDIDLCRAVATAVFGDPAKLKVVPISWAQRWPSLQSGDVDIIIKASGGTLSRDTELGLQFSMSYYLGTTKVMAHKELNLKSLKDADGGSICIPAGTTIEQQVAAYAQKVGIKLEPVVIEKTEELEQAYFSGRCDMYAQWGPVLAIARVAKGKVDDHVILPDVLAVEPEVMIVRQGDDNWVDVANWTLTALLFAEQEGITSKNVDEIKAKPTSPAVAKFLGVSPGMGKGLGLADDWAYNVIKKVGNYSEIFDRDLGKESPYKMDRDLTNLWNNGGVLFPLVID, encoded by the coding sequence ATGAAAATGATGCAATGGGGGGCTGCGGCCCTGGCCCTTGGCCTGGTTCATTTCTCGGCGCCGGCGCAAGCTGCCGGCGGCAAGACGCTCGAGACCGTCAAGGCGCGCGGCGTACTCAACTGCACCGGCCATGACGGCTCCTATCTCGGCTTCGCCGAAGTGGACGACAAGGGCAACTGGAAGGGCATGGACATCGACCTGTGCAGGGCGGTGGCCACGGCCGTGTTCGGCGATCCGGCGAAACTGAAGGTCGTTCCGATCAGCTGGGCGCAGCGCTGGCCGTCGCTGCAGTCGGGCGATGTCGACATCATCATCAAGGCCTCCGGCGGCACGCTCAGCCGCGACACCGAACTCGGCCTGCAATTCTCCATGTCGTACTACCTCGGCACGACCAAGGTGATGGCGCACAAGGAGCTCAATCTGAAGTCGCTCAAGGACGCCGATGGCGGCTCCATCTGCATTCCCGCCGGCACGACCATCGAGCAGCAGGTTGCCGCCTATGCGCAGAAAGTCGGGATCAAGCTGGAGCCGGTCGTCATCGAAAAGACGGAAGAACTCGAACAGGCATATTTCTCGGGCCGCTGCGACATGTACGCCCAGTGGGGCCCGGTCCTTGCAATCGCGCGTGTCGCCAAGGGCAAGGTCGACGACCATGTGATCCTGCCCGACGTGCTTGCGGTCGAACCCGAGGTCATGATCGTGCGGCAAGGCGACGACAACTGGGTCGACGTCGCCAACTGGACGCTCACCGCCCTGCTGTTCGCCGAGCAGGAAGGCATCACCTCCAAGAATGTCGACGAGATCAAGGCCAAGCCCACGTCTCCGGCGGTCGCCAAATTCCTCGGCGTCTCGCCGGGCATGGGCAAGGGTCTCGGGCTCGCCGACGACTGGGCCTACAACGTGATCAAGAAGGTCGGCAACTACTCCGAGATCTTCGATCGCGATCTCGGCAAGGAGTCGCCCTACAAGATGGATCGCGACCTGACCAACCTCTGGAACAATGGCGGCGTCCTGTTCCCGCTGGTGATCGACTGA
- a CDS encoding LysR substrate-binding domain-containing protein — MTGKLRLPSLNALRVFHAVAQHKSFRQAADELLVTPQAVGQQIKLLEDTLQVTLFERKGRSIELTESAILLSHYVKAGFDEFSEGVRRVTKSNYRDRINLNASPYFATHYLLPRLSLFREILPGADLRLTTMVDLPDFGRDDIDMTVLWGYGGWPEYETTLLVPDPKIICCTPAIGEKIKSAQDLTSFTLLDTVKSKRLWPDILRHLAVEQTEGDRSISFDDAATMRRATLQGIGVGLVSVIDAEEDLRSGALVAPIGRDAIADMRPEEVPGFYLVVPRGHLRVKAVAALHRWLAQQDWGSDLKLSSLPKPAPLSD, encoded by the coding sequence ATGACCGGCAAGCTTCGCCTTCCCTCGCTGAATGCGCTGCGTGTCTTCCACGCCGTTGCGCAGCACAAGAGCTTCCGGCAGGCGGCCGACGAACTGCTGGTTACGCCGCAGGCGGTCGGCCAGCAGATCAAGCTCCTGGAAGACACGCTCCAGGTGACGCTGTTCGAGCGCAAGGGGCGGTCGATCGAGCTGACGGAGTCGGCGATCCTGCTGTCGCACTACGTCAAGGCTGGCTTCGACGAGTTTTCGGAGGGTGTCCGCCGCGTCACCAAGTCGAACTACCGGGACCGCATCAACCTCAATGCGAGCCCGTATTTCGCCACGCACTATCTGCTGCCAAGGCTCTCGCTGTTCCGCGAAATCCTGCCGGGCGCCGACCTGCGCCTGACGACGATGGTCGACCTGCCCGATTTCGGGCGCGACGACATCGATATGACGGTCCTGTGGGGTTACGGCGGCTGGCCCGAATACGAGACCACCCTGCTGGTGCCGGACCCCAAGATCATCTGCTGTACGCCGGCGATCGGCGAGAAGATCAAGTCGGCGCAGGACCTGACAAGCTTCACGCTGCTCGACACCGTCAAGTCGAAGCGCCTGTGGCCGGACATATTGCGCCACCTCGCCGTGGAGCAGACCGAGGGCGACCGCAGCATCAGCTTCGACGACGCGGCCACCATGCGCCGCGCGACCCTGCAAGGCATCGGCGTGGGCCTGGTCTCGGTGATCGACGCCGAGGAAGATTTGCGGTCGGGCGCACTGGTGGCGCCGATCGGCCGCGACGCCATTGCCGATATGAGGCCGGAGGAAGTTCCAGGCTTCTACCTCGTCGTCCCGCGCGGGCATCTGCGCGTCAAGGCCGTCGCCGCCCTGCACCGGTGGCTCGCCCAACAGGATTGGGGAAGCGATCTCAAGCTCTCCTCCTTGCCGAAACCGGCTCCGCTCTCCGACTAG
- a CDS encoding SDR family oxidoreductase produces the protein MKDLSVLIVGGGAGLGALLARMAVEAGAAKIGIIDINQGAAESALEPAKAKGLPTATATCDIQVGPQCHTAFDAIVSTLGRVDTLINCAAIYPRRPLLEITDAEWDASNGINIKGTYHMMVAAVRHMQSQEPKAQVRGRIVNLTSVDAFKAHPQNAHYAATKAAVVSLTRSFAHHVAKDGILVNSVAPAGMATEKAKALGFLEELAKASPLGRGAEPTEIAEWVLMTGGPKNTYMTGENVIVSGGYIYA, from the coding sequence ATGAAAGATCTTTCCGTTCTCATCGTTGGTGGCGGCGCCGGCCTCGGCGCGCTTTTGGCTCGCATGGCGGTAGAGGCCGGGGCGGCAAAGATCGGCATCATCGACATCAACCAGGGCGCCGCCGAATCCGCGCTGGAGCCCGCCAAGGCCAAGGGCCTGCCGACGGCCACCGCGACCTGCGACATCCAGGTCGGTCCTCAGTGCCACACCGCCTTCGACGCCATCGTTTCGACGCTCGGGCGCGTCGACACGCTGATCAACTGCGCCGCGATCTATCCGCGCCGCCCGCTCCTCGAGATTACCGATGCCGAGTGGGACGCCTCCAACGGCATCAACATCAAGGGCACCTATCACATGATGGTGGCGGCGGTTCGCCACATGCAGTCGCAGGAGCCGAAAGCCCAGGTGCGCGGACGGATCGTGAACCTGACTTCGGTGGATGCTTTCAAGGCGCACCCGCAGAACGCCCACTACGCGGCAACCAAGGCGGCGGTCGTCAGCCTGACGCGTTCCTTCGCCCATCACGTGGCCAAGGACGGTATCCTGGTGAATTCGGTGGCGCCGGCCGGCATGGCCACGGAGAAGGCTAAAGCCCTCGGCTTTCTGGAGGAACTGGCCAAGGCGAGCCCGCTCGGCCGCGGCGCCGAGCCGACCGAGATTGCCGAGTGGGTGCTCATGACCGGTGGCCCCAAGAACACCTACATGACTGGCGAAAACGTAATCGTTTCAGGTGGTTACATCTACGCCTGA
- a CDS encoding SDR family oxidoreductase produces the protein MTTAFITGATSGIGRAMAVALSDAGYDVYAVGRSQAALKELQAERPGIVPIAVDVTDREALESVVADLTIDVLINNAGIMPPLGNFADMKIADIDTALEVNVSAAILLTRLVVPQMRERQSGHILFTGSSAAHAAFPNVAVYSATKAALAGFAAALRADLSPHGIRVTEIVPGRVETQLYKDILDPEARAAMYAGNVAVQPDDVAKMVVALLGLPASVDVTRFDIMPTRPTSPSGSKQGK, from the coding sequence GTGACGACAGCCTTCATCACAGGTGCGACGAGCGGCATAGGGCGGGCCATGGCGGTCGCGTTGAGCGACGCCGGCTATGACGTCTACGCCGTCGGGCGCAGCCAAGCCGCGCTCAAGGAGTTGCAGGCCGAACGACCCGGCATCGTGCCGATCGCCGTCGACGTCACCGACCGCGAGGCGCTGGAATCGGTCGTGGCGGATCTCACCATCGACGTGCTGATCAACAACGCAGGCATCATGCCGCCGCTCGGCAATTTCGCCGACATGAAGATCGCCGACATCGACACCGCGCTCGAGGTGAACGTCAGCGCGGCGATCCTGCTCACCCGGCTCGTCGTGCCGCAGATGCGCGAGCGGCAGTCGGGGCATATCCTGTTCACCGGCTCTTCCGCCGCCCATGCGGCATTCCCCAACGTCGCCGTCTATTCCGCCACCAAGGCGGCACTCGCCGGCTTCGCCGCCGCGTTACGCGCCGACCTTTCCCCCCATGGCATCCGCGTGACCGAGATAGTGCCCGGGCGCGTCGAAACGCAGCTCTACAAGGACATCCTCGACCCGGAGGCGAGAGCCGCCATGTACGCCGGCAACGTCGCCGTGCAGCCGGACGACGTGGCCAAAATGGTCGTCGCCCTGCTCGGCCTACCGGCATCGGTCGACGTGACCCGCTTCGACATCATGCCGACCCGGCCGACCAGCCCGAGCGGCAGCAAGCAAGGAAAATAG
- a CDS encoding FadR/GntR family transcriptional regulator, which produces MTKRKPLSTLVAESLAEKIRSGQLQPGAQLPTEAELCAEYDVSRTVVREAVARLRSEGMVVPQQGRGMFVSQTPAPRNFSIPDETLRTLPETIALLELRLSVEVESAGLCAERRTDKDAGDIRAMMEQVDAQQADPAAVQIHYDYDFHLAIAKAARNEFIHGFLSYLGPIIVPRFQLGYVVEPALKDSYYARIHNEHKAIVDAIERQDGRAARQAMRKHLHNSLGRVRALARASGVEATDAEQKAAAASLFTDMKRPVQTGG; this is translated from the coding sequence ATGACGAAGCGCAAGCCACTTTCCACCCTTGTGGCGGAGAGCCTGGCCGAAAAGATCCGCTCCGGACAGTTGCAGCCCGGCGCGCAACTGCCGACCGAGGCGGAGCTTTGCGCCGAATACGATGTCAGCCGCACCGTCGTACGCGAAGCCGTGGCGCGGCTGCGCTCGGAGGGCATGGTGGTGCCGCAGCAGGGGCGCGGCATGTTCGTCAGCCAAACGCCTGCGCCGCGCAATTTCTCGATACCGGACGAGACGCTGAGGACCTTGCCGGAAACCATTGCTTTGCTTGAGCTCAGGTTGAGCGTCGAAGTGGAATCCGCAGGGCTCTGCGCGGAGCGCCGGACCGACAAGGACGCAGGCGATATCCGCGCCATGATGGAACAGGTTGACGCCCAGCAGGCCGATCCCGCAGCCGTCCAGATCCACTACGACTACGACTTCCATCTCGCGATCGCCAAGGCCGCGCGCAACGAATTCATCCACGGCTTCCTGAGCTATCTCGGGCCGATAATCGTGCCGCGCTTCCAGCTCGGCTATGTGGTCGAGCCTGCCCTGAAGGACAGCTATTACGCGCGCATCCACAACGAACACAAGGCAATCGTCGACGCCATCGAAAGGCAGGACGGCCGCGCTGCCCGTCAGGCCATGCGCAAGCACCTGCACAACAGTCTCGGGCGGGTGCGCGCCCTCGCCCGGGCCTCGGGCGTCGAGGCGACGGACGCCGAGCAGAAGGCGGCAGCGGCCTCACTTTTCACCGATATGAAGCGGCCCGTGCAGACCGGCGGATAA
- a CDS encoding RidA family protein, translating into MSDIQRFDFETRIHHGVIHNGTLYLTGQVARPGQSAADQMREVLGKIDALLAKAGTDKTRILHVQMWLDDVRDFDEVNTVWDAWMPKEHAPARSSGEGRMAKPGMLVELIVTAAV; encoded by the coding sequence ATGAGCGATATCCAGCGCTTCGATTTCGAAACCCGCATCCATCACGGCGTCATCCACAACGGCACGCTCTACCTGACCGGCCAGGTCGCCCGGCCTGGCCAGTCTGCAGCCGATCAGATGCGAGAGGTGCTTGGCAAGATCGATGCGCTGCTTGCCAAGGCGGGCACCGACAAGACCCGCATCCTTCATGTCCAGATGTGGCTGGACGACGTGCGCGATTTCGATGAGGTCAACACCGTCTGGGACGCCTGGATGCCGAAGGAGCATGCGCCGGCGCGCTCCTCCGGCGAAGGACGCATGGCCAAGCCCGGAATGCTGGTCGAGTTGATCGTCACCGCGGCGGTTTGA
- a CDS encoding SDR family oxidoreductase, which produces MADILTAVLIGGTSGIGRAMAERFAEDGYQVVVAGRDAIRGKEAAGACENAGAPRALFVQTDVGDPASVEALARAVGDAFRTPHVVINCAGILQSGKHVLDQDLDEDEQMWRINYRGTLLGCQVFGRLMSAAGRGAILNVGSLASFAPLSLPAYTPGKHAVLALTQMLAAELGPHGVRVNAVAPGYTLSDGLKAKIAKGERNPQAIQATTALRRFVEPRDVAEAALFLCSDRAASITGVTLPVDAGWLVQAPYAQYLQGNPIRQTPAI; this is translated from the coding sequence ATGGCTGACATACTGACCGCGGTCCTCATCGGCGGCACGTCCGGCATCGGCCGTGCGATGGCCGAACGCTTCGCCGAGGATGGCTATCAGGTGGTCGTCGCCGGCCGCGATGCCATCAGAGGCAAGGAAGCTGCCGGCGCCTGCGAGAATGCGGGCGCGCCGCGCGCGCTGTTTGTCCAGACCGATGTTGGCGATCCCGCCTCGGTCGAAGCGCTGGCGCGGGCTGTCGGCGATGCCTTCCGCACGCCGCACGTCGTGATTAACTGCGCCGGCATCCTCCAGAGCGGCAAGCATGTGCTCGACCAGGACCTCGACGAAGACGAGCAGATGTGGCGCATCAACTATCGCGGCACGCTGCTTGGCTGCCAGGTGTTCGGCCGCCTGATGTCGGCCGCCGGTCGCGGCGCGATCCTCAATGTCGGCTCCCTCGCCTCATTCGCGCCGCTGTCGCTCCCGGCTTACACGCCCGGCAAGCATGCGGTCCTGGCCCTTACCCAGATGCTTGCCGCCGAGCTTGGCCCGCATGGCGTTCGCGTCAACGCCGTGGCGCCCGGCTACACGCTGTCCGATGGATTGAAGGCAAAGATCGCGAAGGGCGAGCGCAACCCGCAAGCCATCCAGGCCACCACGGCGCTCCGCCGCTTCGTCGAGCCGCGCGACGTCGCCGAGGCGGCTTTGTTCCTCTGCTCCGACCGTGCTGCGTCGATCACCGGCGTCACCCTTCCTGTCGATGCCGGCTGGCTCGTACAGGCGCCTTACGCGCAATACCTGCAGGGCAATCCTATCCGGCAGACGCCGGCAATCTGA
- a CDS encoding shikimate dehydrogenase, with product MRGTGKADIFVMLAHPVGHAKSPGIFNEIFEQKGLDSLMVPLSCRPEDFDTFWAGITAAENIRGVIISVPYKVPVYHKCAAAHDRASRVQSANSVRRQADGSWYADNFDGVGFIDGLKAGGHQIAGKRILQVGAGGAGSSLTYCLAEEGAAEIRLTDVDKDRAQKLAALVNESFPKCRIEVGEPDPSGMDMAINATPAGLKASDPLPMDVSKLTPDMTVVDIIMEPAETPLLKAAKAIGCRIQPGRPMMDFQVEAMAAFFDIDRKDRRNG from the coding sequence ATGCGCGGAACCGGCAAGGCCGACATCTTCGTCATGCTGGCCCATCCCGTGGGCCATGCGAAGAGTCCCGGAATCTTCAACGAAATCTTCGAGCAGAAGGGGCTCGACAGCCTGATGGTGCCGCTGAGCTGCCGTCCGGAGGATTTCGACACTTTTTGGGCCGGCATTACGGCGGCGGAGAACATCCGTGGCGTGATCATCTCGGTGCCCTATAAGGTTCCGGTCTATCACAAATGCGCGGCAGCCCATGATCGCGCATCGCGCGTGCAGAGCGCCAACTCGGTGCGCCGACAGGCGGACGGCAGCTGGTATGCCGACAATTTCGACGGCGTCGGCTTCATCGATGGCCTGAAGGCAGGCGGACACCAGATCGCCGGCAAGCGGATCCTCCAGGTCGGCGCCGGCGGCGCGGGCTCCTCGCTGACCTATTGCCTTGCCGAGGAAGGTGCCGCCGAGATCCGTCTCACCGATGTCGACAAGGACCGCGCGCAAAAGCTAGCTGCGCTGGTCAACGAGTCGTTCCCCAAGTGCCGCATCGAGGTTGGCGAGCCCGATCCATCCGGCATGGATATGGCGATCAACGCGACGCCCGCCGGCCTGAAAGCCAGCGATCCGCTGCCGATGGATGTGAGCAAGCTGACACCAGACATGACCGTGGTCGACATCATCATGGAGCCGGCCGAAACGCCATTGCTGAAGGCGGCGAAGGCGATCGGCTGCCGCATCCAGCCCGGGCGCCCGATGATGGATTTCCAGGTCGAGGCCATGGCCGCCTTCTTCGACATCGACCGCAAGGATCGCCGCAATGGCTGA
- a CDS encoding 2-hydroxy-3-oxopropionate reductase: MKIGFIGLGVMGAPMARHLAYAGYEIVTVLNRSPLPTDLNASVVTSAAEVARMSEIVITMLPDTPDVERVLLGQNGVLEGTSAGKLVIDMSSISPIDTAEFAAKFRQAGTGYLDAPVSGGEVGAKAASLTIMVGGPASEFERALPIFQKLGKNINLIGETNGAGQTCKIANQIIVALNIEAVAEALVFASKAGCDPAKVRDALMGGFASSRVLEVHGERMIARTFAPGFRIKLHQKDLNLALESARALGVALPGTATAQQLMNACSARAGGAEADHSSLVRALEILSDHELSNGKE, encoded by the coding sequence ATGAAGATTGGTTTCATCGGACTGGGCGTCATGGGAGCGCCGATGGCGAGACATCTCGCCTATGCCGGATATGAGATCGTCACGGTCCTCAATCGCTCCCCTCTTCCGACGGACCTGAACGCATCGGTCGTCACCTCCGCCGCCGAGGTGGCGCGGATGTCCGAGATCGTCATCACCATGCTGCCCGACACACCTGACGTGGAGCGTGTGCTGCTCGGACAGAACGGCGTGCTGGAAGGAACTTCGGCCGGCAAGCTGGTCATCGACATGAGCTCGATCAGCCCGATCGACACGGCCGAATTCGCAGCGAAGTTCAGGCAAGCGGGAACCGGCTATCTCGATGCGCCGGTTTCTGGCGGCGAGGTCGGCGCCAAGGCGGCCAGCCTCACCATCATGGTCGGCGGACCGGCTTCCGAGTTCGAGCGGGCGCTGCCGATTTTCCAGAAGCTCGGCAAGAACATCAATTTGATCGGCGAAACGAACGGCGCGGGCCAGACCTGCAAGATCGCCAACCAGATCATCGTCGCGCTTAACATCGAAGCCGTCGCCGAAGCGCTGGTGTTCGCCAGCAAGGCCGGCTGCGATCCGGCCAAGGTGCGCGACGCCCTGATGGGCGGCTTTGCCTCCTCGCGCGTCCTCGAGGTGCATGGCGAGCGTATGATCGCGCGCACCTTCGCGCCGGGCTTTCGCATCAAGCTGCACCAGAAGGATCTCAATCTGGCGCTCGAAAGCGCCCGCGCGCTCGGCGTTGCCTTGCCGGGCACCGCAACGGCGCAGCAGCTGATGAATGCCTGTTCGGCCCGGGCGGGCGGCGCGGAGGCCGACCATTCGTCGCTCGTGCGGGCGCTGGAAATCCTGAGTGATCACGAACTGTCAAACGGAAAGGAATAA